A DNA window from Desulfofalx alkaliphila DSM 12257 contains the following coding sequences:
- a CDS encoding ankyrin repeat domain-containing protein, whose amino-acid sequence MIRVSNKIAIYIIYITVFILLSGCKARTQSNALSQLHDKGIININEDSLIEAVKNGDAESVKLLLELGIDTNIEIKNGLTPLMIAAERGDIEVVKLLVNNEQR is encoded by the coding sequence TTGATAAGAGTATCTAATAAGATAGCCATATATATCATTTATATAACAGTATTCATTTTGTTGTCAGGCTGCAAAGCCAGAACACAATCAAATGCATTAAGCCAACTCCACGATAAAGGAATAATTAATATCAACGAGGACTCATTAATAGAGGCGGTAAAAAATGGAGATGCTGAATCAGTAAAGCTTTTATTAGAGCTAGGCATAGATACAAATATAGAAATAAAAAATGGGCTAACACCTTTAATGATAGCAGCAGAAAGAGGAGATATAGAAGTTGTTAAGTTACTCGTTAATAACGAGCAGAGATAG